In a single window of the Olivibacter sp. SDN3 genome:
- a CDS encoding protein-disulfide reductase DsbD N-terminal domain-containing protein — translation MKKLSVLVAYILLTLTVSAQIKTPVKWSYAAKKLNDQEAVVLIKATIEKGWHIYSQHIEPGGPVPTSFSFTSSGDYATDGETSEPKGINHFEKVFDMDVIYFENEVVFQQKLKLNKPATTVKGTVEFMVCNDKECLPPDEVSFNIPIK, via the coding sequence ATGAAAAAATTAAGTGTATTGGTAGCATACATATTACTAACACTAACCGTATCTGCTCAGATCAAGACTCCAGTAAAATGGTCATATGCAGCAAAAAAGCTAAATGATCAGGAAGCTGTCGTATTAATTAAAGCTACCATTGAAAAGGGATGGCATATTTATTCACAGCACATAGAACCGGGAGGGCCTGTGCCTACAAGTTTTTCATTCACCTCATCTGGAGACTACGCCACAGATGGAGAAACTTCTGAACCTAAAGGGATCAATCATTTTGAGAAAGTTTTTGACATGGATGTCATATACTTTGAGAATGAAGTTGTCTTTCAGCAAAAACTAAAGCTGAACAAACCCGCTACAACTGTTAAAGGTACTGTTGAGTTTATGGTATGTAATGATAAAGAATGCCTACCTCCCGATGAAGTTAGTTTCAATATACCGATTAAATAG
- a CDS encoding LUD domain-containing protein yields the protein MEEATAKERMLKKIRKALLTKRDNPYPNLEELPLYKETEETLEVLFAKNFTTVAGNFVFCDDEIQLIENLLAIVEKEHARRIYAWEKSMQELLDRYEFPYFKSDADFINAQIGITACEALIARTGSILVTNGNASGRRMSIYPHVHIVIAYTSQVVMDLKDGFNIVREKYADSLPSMISTITGPSRTADIEKTLVLGAHGPKQLYLLLMDDGIYDE from the coding sequence ATGGAGGAAGCGACGGCCAAAGAAAGGATGCTCAAAAAAATTAGAAAAGCGCTTTTGACGAAACGGGATAATCCCTATCCCAACTTGGAGGAATTACCTTTGTACAAAGAGACAGAGGAAACACTTGAAGTACTTTTTGCTAAGAATTTTACAACTGTTGCTGGGAATTTTGTGTTTTGTGACGATGAAATCCAATTGATCGAGAATTTGTTGGCAATAGTGGAAAAGGAACATGCTAGGAGAATCTACGCGTGGGAAAAATCTATGCAGGAGCTATTGGATCGTTATGAGTTTCCTTATTTCAAATCGGATGCAGATTTTATCAATGCCCAAATTGGTATTACTGCTTGCGAAGCATTAATCGCTAGAACAGGAAGTATTCTTGTAACCAACGGGAATGCTTCGGGGCGTCGGATGAGCATATATCCCCATGTACATATTGTAATCGCCTATACTTCCCAAGTGGTAATGGACTTGAAAGATGGATTTAATATTGTGCGTGAGAAATACGCGGATAGTTTACCGTCAATGATTAGTACAATAACGGGACCTAGCAGAACGGCTGATATAGAAAAGACTCTTGTCTTAGGAGCGCATGGACCGAAACAATTATACCTGCTGCTAATGGATGATGGTATTTATGATGAGTAG
- the galE gene encoding UDP-glucose 4-epimerase GalE produces MSKILVTGGTGYIGSHTVVELQEAGYTPVIIDDLSNSNKGVLTQIEAITGTIPEFYEFDLCDEQKVVSFVENNPDITGLIHFAASKAVGESVEEPLKYYRNNFFSLINLLNAFKNRNINFVFSSSCTVYGQPTKLPVTESAPVQKAESPYGNTKQVAEEILSDTANAFKNYQIIALRYFNPVGAHKSAMIGELPIGVPQNLVPFITQTAIGKRAKITVFGDDYDTPDGSAVRDYIHVVDLAKAHVAAIKRMEEKKSKANYEVFNIGTGNGFSVLEIIKAFETSTGVKLNYEIGPRRAGDIEKVWGDVSKSASELGWKATLDLEEMMRSAWAWEVYLKEKNPFI; encoded by the coding sequence ATGAGCAAAATACTTGTTACAGGAGGTACGGGATATATTGGGTCCCACACTGTAGTTGAACTTCAGGAGGCAGGTTATACACCAGTAATTATCGATGATCTTTCCAATTCAAACAAAGGAGTACTTACACAGATTGAAGCAATTACCGGCACCATACCTGAGTTTTATGAATTTGACCTTTGCGATGAACAAAAAGTAGTTTCTTTTGTCGAAAACAATCCGGATATTACCGGTCTAATACATTTTGCAGCCAGTAAAGCTGTGGGCGAATCGGTAGAAGAGCCGTTAAAATATTATAGAAATAATTTTTTCTCGTTGATCAACCTATTAAATGCATTTAAGAATAGGAACATTAATTTTGTATTTTCTTCCAGCTGCACCGTTTATGGTCAGCCTACTAAACTGCCGGTAACGGAAAGTGCTCCCGTGCAGAAAGCTGAATCGCCATATGGAAACACAAAGCAGGTAGCAGAAGAGATATTAAGCGATACCGCCAACGCTTTTAAAAATTACCAGATAATTGCATTGCGTTACTTCAACCCTGTAGGCGCACACAAAAGTGCCATGATAGGCGAACTCCCCATTGGAGTACCACAAAACCTCGTTCCATTCATCACACAGACAGCTATTGGAAAGCGAGCAAAAATCACCGTTTTCGGAGACGACTACGATACGCCCGATGGTTCCGCCGTTAGAGATTATATACATGTGGTAGATTTGGCGAAAGCACATGTGGCAGCGATTAAAAGGATGGAGGAGAAAAAATCCAAAGCCAATTATGAAGTATTCAATATCGGAACAGGTAACGGTTTTTCAGTACTGGAAATTATCAAAGCTTTCGAAACATCTACGGGAGTTAAATTAAACTATGAGATAGGTCCACGTCGTGCTGGAGATATAGAGAAAGTATGGGGGGATGTCTCCAAATCTGCCAGTGAACTTGGCTGGAAAGCAACCTTAGATCTAGAAGAAATGATGCGCTCCGCTTGGGCTTGGGAGGTATATCTCAAAGAAAAGAATCCTTTTATCTAA
- the ftsH gene encoding ATP-dependent zinc metalloprotease FtsH, translating into MKENMSNQPGKMKKIPGKKIAPKPPKFNIMWLWVAMILGFIALQYVFTGENAKEITYQQFENKMLKAGDVEKLVAYKRNELIGVEVYIKKDRLKEDKYKDVQPKSNSLNLSSGDAGPQYFFQDGSFDALERKLNAAQEGLAENEKINVTLQERNSPWTGWLLSIILPLGLVILFWVFIMRRMGGGAGGAGGQIFNIGKSKAQLFDKESQVNITFNDVAGLEEAKQEVMEIVDFLRNPKKYTNLGGKIPKGALLVGSPGTGKTLLAKAVAGEAQVPFFSLSGSDFVEMFVGVGASRVRDLFKQAKDKAPCIIFIDEIDAIGRARGKNNIVGGNDERENTLNQLLVEMDGFGTDSGIIILAATNRPDVLDSALLRPGRFDRQISIDKPDLVGREQIFKVHLKPIKLAADVEAKKLSAQTPGFAGAEIANVCNEAALIAARRNKEAVDMQDFQDAIDRVIGGLEKKNKIISPEEKRIVAYHEAGHAIAGWFLEHADPLVKVSIVPRGVAALGYAQYLPKEQFLYTTEQLIDGMCMTMGGRVAEDLTFGKISTGAQNDLERITKLAYAMVGIYGMNAKVGNVSFNDSQESQFQKPYSEKTAELIDQEVRNLIGEVYEKTKQLLTDKAEGLKALAEKLLEREILFQSDLEEILGKRPFDHRTTYDEFVNGDEGSSDQRKAAEGLVHDGVGDNSGTFEKNQSSEDKSVS; encoded by the coding sequence ATGAAAGAAAATATGTCAAATCAACCTGGGAAAATGAAGAAAATTCCGGGGAAAAAGATAGCCCCAAAGCCCCCAAAGTTTAACATTATGTGGCTTTGGGTAGCGATGATATTGGGCTTTATAGCATTACAGTATGTATTTACAGGAGAGAATGCAAAAGAAATCACCTATCAGCAGTTTGAGAATAAGATGCTTAAAGCAGGTGATGTAGAGAAGTTGGTAGCGTATAAGAGAAATGAGTTAATTGGTGTTGAAGTATATATCAAGAAAGACAGGCTCAAAGAAGACAAATACAAGGATGTTCAACCGAAGAGTAATAGCTTAAATTTATCTTCGGGAGATGCAGGGCCACAATATTTTTTTCAAGATGGTTCTTTTGATGCACTTGAACGAAAATTAAATGCTGCACAAGAAGGGTTAGCTGAAAATGAAAAAATTAATGTCACACTTCAAGAACGTAATAGCCCCTGGACCGGCTGGCTGTTGTCCATTATTCTACCTTTAGGGCTAGTCATACTGTTTTGGGTATTTATTATGCGCAGAATGGGAGGGGGTGCTGGCGGAGCTGGAGGCCAAATTTTTAATATAGGAAAATCAAAAGCTCAGCTTTTTGATAAGGAATCACAGGTAAATATAACATTTAACGATGTTGCCGGTCTTGAAGAAGCAAAGCAGGAAGTGATGGAAATTGTTGATTTTCTGCGAAATCCTAAGAAGTATACTAATCTTGGGGGGAAAATCCCCAAAGGCGCGTTGTTGGTAGGATCGCCGGGTACCGGTAAAACGTTATTGGCAAAGGCTGTAGCAGGTGAAGCTCAAGTACCTTTTTTCTCGCTTTCCGGTTCCGATTTTGTCGAGATGTTTGTAGGTGTTGGCGCTTCACGTGTAAGAGACTTATTTAAACAAGCGAAAGATAAGGCGCCATGTATTATTTTTATAGATGAAATTGATGCCATAGGCAGGGCTCGTGGAAAGAATAATATTGTTGGTGGAAATGATGAGCGTGAAAATACACTCAATCAGCTTCTAGTGGAAATGGATGGTTTTGGTACGGATTCAGGTATTATAATTTTAGCGGCAACCAACCGACCTGATGTGCTGGATTCGGCACTGCTAAGACCGGGAAGGTTTGATAGGCAGATATCTATCGATAAACCAGACCTTGTAGGACGTGAGCAGATATTTAAGGTCCACCTTAAACCAATAAAGTTGGCGGCTGATGTAGAAGCTAAAAAGTTGTCTGCGCAAACACCTGGTTTCGCTGGTGCAGAAATCGCCAACGTATGTAATGAAGCCGCCCTAATTGCCGCAAGGAGAAATAAAGAAGCTGTAGATATGCAGGACTTTCAAGATGCCATAGATAGGGTTATTGGTGGGCTTGAGAAGAAAAATAAAATCATATCTCCGGAAGAAAAACGTATCGTTGCCTATCACGAAGCCGGTCACGCTATTGCGGGATGGTTTTTGGAGCATGCCGACCCATTAGTAAAGGTTTCTATAGTACCAAGAGGGGTAGCTGCCTTGGGGTACGCACAGTATTTACCCAAAGAGCAATTTCTCTATACTACCGAACAGTTGATAGACGGCATGTGCATGACAATGGGGGGGCGTGTTGCTGAGGATTTGACCTTCGGAAAAATTTCTACGGGAGCACAAAATGACCTTGAAAGGATCACTAAACTAGCATACGCGATGGTGGGGATTTATGGTATGAACGCCAAAGTGGGAAATGTTTCCTTTAACGACAGCCAGGAGTCTCAATTCCAAAAGCCATATTCAGAGAAAACTGCTGAACTTATTGATCAAGAGGTCCGTAATTTGATCGGTGAAGTTTACGAAAAAACAAAACAATTGCTAACCGACAAGGCTGAGGGGCTTAAGGCGCTTGCCGAGAAATTACTGGAGAGAGAGATACTTTTCCAATCCGACTTAGAGGAGATTTTGGGTAAACGTCCTTTTGATCATCGTACAACGTATGATGAATTCGTTAATGGAGATGAAGGTTCCTCTGATCAACGGAAGGCGGCGGAAGGTCTAGTCCACGATGGTGTAGGGGATAACTCAGGAACATTTGAAAAGAATCAAAGCTCTGAAGATAAAAGTGTGTCTTAA
- the rfbB gene encoding dTDP-glucose 4,6-dehydratase — protein MKIIITGGAGFIGSHVVRRFVRNYASYQIINLDKLTYAGNLANLKDIENEANYRFIKGDITDALFIDALFTEERPDAVIHLAAESHVDRSISSPLEFVMTNIVGTVNLLNAAKKYWTGEQRHNRFYHVSTDEVYGALEETGVFTEETKYDPHSPYSASKAGSDHFVRAYHDTYGLNTVISNCSNNYGSHHFPEKLIPLAIHNIQNNKPVPVYGKGENVRDWLWVEDHARAIDMIFHQAKAGDTYNIGGHNEWKNIDLIKLLCAIMDRKLNRQKGSSAKLITFVKDRAGHDLRYAIDSSKLQKELGWVPSLQFEEGLEKTVDWYLANEEWLTTVTSGAYQDYYYKQYGKTEK, from the coding sequence ATGAAAATAATTATTACCGGTGGCGCCGGCTTTATAGGTTCCCATGTTGTTCGGCGCTTTGTAAGAAACTATGCCTCGTACCAGATCATCAATCTGGATAAACTGACCTATGCCGGTAACCTCGCCAATTTAAAAGACATAGAAAACGAAGCTAACTACCGCTTTATCAAAGGCGATATTACTGATGCGCTCTTTATTGACGCGCTTTTTACAGAAGAAAGGCCTGATGCTGTTATACATCTTGCCGCCGAATCGCATGTTGACCGTTCCATCAGCAGTCCGCTGGAGTTTGTGATGACCAATATAGTGGGTACGGTAAATCTGCTGAATGCGGCAAAGAAGTATTGGACGGGAGAGCAGCGGCATAACCGCTTTTACCACGTTAGTACAGACGAAGTATACGGTGCACTGGAAGAGACGGGAGTGTTTACAGAGGAAACAAAATATGACCCGCATTCTCCCTATTCAGCGTCAAAAGCAGGTTCGGACCATTTTGTCCGTGCTTACCATGACACCTACGGACTGAACACGGTCATCTCCAACTGTTCGAACAATTACGGATCGCATCACTTCCCTGAAAAGTTGATACCATTAGCTATACATAATATCCAGAACAATAAACCAGTACCAGTGTATGGTAAAGGGGAGAATGTACGCGACTGGCTATGGGTAGAAGACCACGCAAGAGCAATTGATATGATCTTCCACCAGGCCAAAGCTGGTGACACCTACAACATAGGTGGGCACAATGAATGGAAAAACATAGACTTGATCAAGCTTTTGTGCGCTATTATGGATAGAAAACTTAACCGTCAGAAAGGTTCTTCTGCCAAACTTATCACTTTTGTCAAAGATCGTGCTGGCCATGATTTACGTTATGCGATCGATTCCAGCAAACTACAAAAGGAGTTAGGATGGGTCCCAAGCCTGCAGTTTGAAGAAGGACTTGAAAAAACCGTTGACTGGTACCTCGCCAACGAAGAGTGGTTAACGACCGTAACCTCCGGTGCTTATCAAGATTATTATTACAAACAATATGGAAAAACCGAAAAATAA
- a CDS encoding PA0069 family radical SAM protein — protein sequence MDSVQNEAYFKGRGAQINTHNKFFKNKYVCEHIEGLDEAFLENSDTQVIETHPKHIISKTDSPDLRHLQSINPYQGCEHGCIYCYARNAHEYWGYSAGLDFERKIIIKRDCAELLEREFNNKHYEPLTIMLSGNTDCYQPLERKLGLTQSLLKVFLKYRHPVSIISKNSLILRDIDILKQLAKLQLIHVAITINSLNEDLRQKMEPRTVTAMGRMRVIERLSEAGIPVMLMCAPIIPGLNSDEMPSLIEKAAEHGAQAASFTLVRLNGAIGEIFKDWIYKAYPDRAEKVLHGIASCHGGKLNDSLFGRRIKGEGKLAESIHQLFKLAATRFMGDNRLKELRTDLFTPLRGKQLDLF from the coding sequence ATGGATTCCGTACAAAATGAAGCGTATTTCAAGGGGCGGGGAGCTCAGATTAATACACACAACAAATTCTTTAAGAATAAGTACGTTTGCGAACATATAGAAGGGTTGGATGAAGCATTTTTGGAAAATAGTGACACACAAGTTATAGAGACGCATCCAAAACATATTATCAGCAAAACGGATAGCCCAGACCTACGTCACCTGCAATCTATTAATCCCTACCAGGGATGCGAACACGGGTGTATCTATTGTTATGCCCGGAATGCACACGAGTATTGGGGTTACAGTGCAGGACTTGATTTTGAACGCAAGATCATTATAAAGAGAGATTGTGCAGAATTGCTTGAGCGGGAGTTTAACAATAAGCATTACGAGCCTTTAACAATTATGCTTTCTGGTAACACAGATTGCTATCAACCATTAGAGCGAAAGCTTGGGTTAACGCAATCGCTTTTGAAGGTTTTTTTAAAGTACAGGCATCCTGTGTCTATTATTAGTAAAAACAGTTTGATATTGCGGGATATTGATATTCTAAAACAGCTAGCTAAATTACAGTTGATACACGTGGCAATTACGATTAATTCCTTAAATGAGGATTTACGCCAGAAAATGGAACCGAGAACCGTAACAGCTATGGGGAGAATGAGGGTTATTGAGCGATTAAGCGAGGCAGGTATCCCCGTTATGCTGATGTGTGCACCGATTATTCCGGGATTAAACAGCGATGAAATGCCATCTTTAATTGAAAAGGCAGCGGAGCATGGTGCTCAAGCGGCTTCTTTCACGTTAGTACGACTCAACGGGGCGATTGGAGAAATTTTTAAAGATTGGATCTATAAGGCCTATCCGGATAGGGCAGAGAAAGTATTGCATGGAATTGCTTCCTGTCATGGAGGTAAACTCAATGATAGCCTGTTTGGAAGACGAATAAAAGGCGAAGGGAAGTTGGCCGAGAGCATTCACCAATTGTTTAAATTGGCTGCAACCCGATTCATGGGAGATAATAGGCTAAAGGAATTGAGAACAGATTTATTTACGCCTTTACGTGGAAAACAGCTTGACTTGTTCTAA
- a CDS encoding biotin--[acetyl-CoA-carboxylase] ligase, whose amino-acid sequence MNSFSSNVNKTLQSNTFLGLIVGENVITLQRVNSTNDYLKSKLSNSTPYQEGTVIMAVEQYAGKGQAGNTWVSEAGQNLTLSILLNPTFLLPKEQFRLNIAISLAIIECIKPILGESVRIKWPNDIYVNNKKIGGILIENIIRGSKWKHAIIGIALNVNQTSFGIQKTKACSLKKLLNKDFDLHKLLKLLCAAVSKQYHVLKKGGHLLQRELYKQCLFRFNTPSSFLIDGVQVIGTITDVDDQGKLIIDFDGHLTKFCIKEISFVI is encoded by the coding sequence TTGAACAGTTTTTCATCTAATGTCAATAAGACTTTGCAAAGTAACACTTTTTTAGGACTTATTGTTGGAGAAAATGTGATTACTCTTCAACGCGTAAATTCAACAAATGATTACCTGAAATCTAAACTGTCAAATTCTACGCCATACCAAGAAGGAACTGTAATAATGGCAGTTGAACAATATGCAGGTAAGGGTCAGGCGGGCAACACTTGGGTAAGTGAGGCAGGCCAAAATCTTACCCTTAGCATATTATTGAATCCCACTTTTCTACTCCCCAAGGAGCAGTTCAGGCTTAATATAGCAATTAGTTTAGCCATTATAGAGTGTATTAAGCCAATATTGGGAGAATCTGTACGAATCAAATGGCCCAACGATATTTACGTCAACAATAAAAAGATCGGTGGCATTTTAATTGAAAACATTATCCGCGGTAGCAAGTGGAAGCATGCCATCATTGGCATTGCACTAAATGTCAACCAGACATCTTTTGGCATCCAAAAAACAAAAGCGTGTTCACTAAAAAAATTATTGAACAAAGATTTTGATCTACACAAGTTATTAAAGCTTTTATGCGCCGCAGTTAGCAAGCAATATCATGTTCTTAAAAAAGGAGGTCACCTCTTACAGCGGGAGCTGTATAAACAATGTTTGTTTCGCTTTAACACACCTAGCTCATTTTTAATAGATGGCGTACAAGTAATCGGTACGATAACAGATGTAGACGATCAGGGTAAGCTTATTATTGATTTTGACGGCCATCTAACCAAGTTCTGCATAAAAGAAATTAGTTTTGTAATATGA
- the rsfS gene encoding ribosome silencing factor, with translation MVKNKKVKESTYLSEVIIHGIQEKKGNEIVRLDLQNVYSSVSDYFVVCHAESTTQVRAIAKSVEEEVYKTLKQDPWRKEGLDHGEWILLDYIDVVVHIFKTDKRQFYAIEDLWGDAELKYFQSA, from the coding sequence ATGGTAAAAAATAAAAAGGTTAAAGAATCTACCTATCTCTCAGAAGTTATTATACATGGTATTCAGGAGAAAAAAGGTAATGAAATAGTTAGATTAGACCTGCAAAATGTTTATAGTTCTGTGTCTGATTATTTTGTGGTATGTCATGCGGAATCAACAACTCAGGTAAGAGCAATTGCAAAAAGTGTAGAGGAGGAAGTTTATAAAACATTGAAACAAGATCCATGGAGAAAGGAAGGTTTGGATCACGGCGAGTGGATTTTACTCGATTATATAGATGTGGTGGTGCATATCTTTAAAACAGATAAAAGGCAATTCTATGCAATTGAAGATCTGTGGGGCGATGCAGAATTAAAGTATTTTCAAAGTGCGTAA
- a CDS encoding rhomboid family intramembrane serine protease produces the protein MEAYITQTPVASLFFIFTIITSIYAFSNHEVFGKFMLHPYSVSRGQRIYTLLTSGLIHRDWGHLLFNMLTFFFFGFQLERILASVSSWGHTQFALIYIVSLILSDITTVVKQKDNYNYHSLGASGAICAILFSFILFQPTTSIFLFFIPIPIPAVIFGPLFLLYCVWAAKAARDSINHDAHFYGALVGIVITIILYPQVMGHFFSAIQQLIA, from the coding sequence ATGGAAGCCTACATAACGCAAACGCCTGTTGCAAGTTTATTCTTTATTTTTACGATAATTACCAGCATATATGCCTTCTCAAACCATGAGGTTTTTGGGAAATTTATGTTGCACCCCTATAGTGTCAGCAGAGGTCAACGAATTTATACATTGCTTACCAGTGGTCTTATTCATAGAGATTGGGGGCATCTGTTATTTAATATGCTTACCTTTTTCTTTTTTGGTTTTCAATTGGAAAGGATTTTGGCATCTGTAAGCAGTTGGGGGCATACGCAATTTGCTTTGATATATATTGTAAGTTTGATACTCAGTGATATTACAACCGTTGTTAAGCAAAAAGACAACTACAATTACCATAGTTTAGGTGCTTCAGGAGCTATTTGCGCAATACTATTTAGCTTTATCCTTTTTCAGCCTACCACTTCTATTTTTCTGTTTTTTATCCCTATCCCAATTCCCGCAGTAATTTTTGGTCCTCTTTTTCTTCTATATTGCGTTTGGGCAGCGAAAGCGGCAAGAGATAGCATTAACCATGACGCTCATTTCTATGGTGCGCTTGTAGGAATTGTTATTACCATTATTTTGTACCCACAGGTTATGGGACATTTTTTCAGCGCAATTCAGCAGTTGATTGCTTAA